One window from the genome of Streptomyces sp. NBC_01476 encodes:
- a CDS encoding phosphocholine-specific phospholipase C, producing MSELNRRRFLQIAGATAGLTALSGSITRAAAIPAARRTGTLKDVEHIVVLMQENRSFDHYFGSMRGVRGFGDPRPVRLPSGKPVWHQSDGTGEVLPYRPDVDDLGLKFIEGLNHEWTGSHAAVNGGAYDRWIPAKSAGTMAYLTRDDIPFHYALADAFTVCDAYHCSFIGGTDPNRYYMWTGYTGNDGKGRGPVLDNSEAGYAWSTYPERLEDAKVSWKIYQDIGDGLDAEHSWGWIEDAYRGNYGDNSLLYFDQYRNAKPGDALYDKARTGTDAAAGEGFFDRLRADVQAGTLPQISWIAAPEAFSEHPNWPANYGAWYISQVLDALTSNPEVWSRTALFITYDENDGYFDHLVPPMVLDGRGASTADTSLEVFAGDATYAAGAYGLGQRVPMLVVSPWSTGGYVCSETFDHTSILRFMERRFGVREPNISPWRRAICGDLTSAFDFGLKQDRPARLPDTDAYQPADKDRHDSFVPVPPARQSVPGQERGSRPARPLAYAPLVDAAVSAGHGHGATQQITLTFSGGPAAGAAFHVTSAGAAGGPWSYTAAAGRKIAGSWDVTAAHGAYDLTVHGPNGFLRAFQGSASHTGAEVTARHDARTGRVELTFTNSGRGTLRFTVGNAYGGHRETYTVGAGRRVTRSVDLGHSGHWYDLTVRSDHDAAFSRRFAGHVETGRAGVSDPAIATR from the coding sequence ATGTCCGAACTCAACCGGCGGCGCTTCCTGCAGATCGCCGGCGCCACCGCCGGCCTCACCGCTCTGTCCGGCAGCATCACCCGGGCCGCGGCCATCCCGGCCGCCCGGCGCACCGGCACGCTCAAGGACGTCGAGCACATCGTCGTCCTGATGCAGGAGAACCGCTCCTTCGACCACTACTTCGGTTCGATGCGCGGCGTGCGCGGCTTCGGCGACCCGCGCCCGGTGCGGCTGCCCAGCGGCAAGCCGGTGTGGCACCAGAGCGACGGGACCGGTGAGGTGCTGCCGTACCGGCCGGACGTGGACGACCTGGGCCTGAAGTTCATCGAGGGCCTCAACCACGAGTGGACCGGCAGCCACGCCGCGGTCAACGGCGGTGCGTACGACCGGTGGATCCCGGCCAAATCGGCCGGCACCATGGCGTACCTGACCCGGGACGACATCCCGTTCCACTACGCGCTCGCCGACGCGTTCACCGTCTGCGACGCCTACCACTGCTCCTTCATCGGCGGCACCGACCCCAACCGCTACTACATGTGGACCGGGTACACCGGCAACGACGGCAAGGGCCGCGGCCCGGTGCTGGACAACTCCGAGGCCGGCTACGCCTGGAGCACCTACCCGGAGCGGCTGGAGGACGCCAAGGTGTCCTGGAAGATCTACCAGGACATCGGCGACGGCCTGGACGCCGAGCATTCCTGGGGCTGGATCGAGGACGCCTACCGCGGCAACTACGGCGACAACTCGCTGCTCTACTTCGACCAGTACCGCAACGCCAAGCCCGGTGACGCCCTTTACGACAAGGCCCGCACCGGCACCGACGCGGCGGCCGGCGAGGGCTTCTTCGACCGGCTGCGCGCCGACGTCCAGGCCGGCACGCTGCCGCAGATCTCCTGGATCGCCGCCCCGGAGGCGTTCTCCGAACACCCCAACTGGCCCGCCAACTACGGCGCCTGGTACATCTCGCAGGTCCTGGACGCGCTCACCTCCAACCCCGAGGTGTGGAGCAGGACCGCGCTGTTCATCACCTACGACGAGAACGACGGCTACTTCGACCACCTGGTGCCGCCGATGGTCCTCGACGGCCGCGGCGCCTCCACCGCCGACACCTCCCTGGAGGTCTTCGCCGGCGACGCCACCTATGCGGCGGGCGCGTACGGCCTTGGCCAGCGGGTGCCGATGCTGGTGGTCTCGCCGTGGAGCACCGGCGGCTACGTCTGCTCCGAGACCTTCGACCACACCTCGATCCTGCGCTTCATGGAGCGGCGCTTCGGGGTGCGCGAGCCCAACATCTCGCCGTGGCGCCGCGCGATCTGCGGCGACCTCACCTCGGCCTTCGACTTCGGGCTCAAGCAGGACCGCCCGGCCCGGCTGCCGGACACCGACGCGTACCAGCCCGCCGACAAGGACCGGCACGACAGCTTCGTACCGGTGCCGCCCGCCCGCCAGAGCGTGCCCGGGCAGGAGCGCGGCTCCCGCCCGGCCCGCCCGCTGGCCTACGCGCCGCTCGTCGACGCCGCGGTGAGCGCGGGCCACGGGCACGGCGCCACGCAGCAGATCACCCTCACCTTCAGCGGCGGGCCCGCGGCCGGCGCCGCCTTCCACGTCACCTCCGCCGGCGCGGCAGGCGGCCCCTGGTCGTACACCGCGGCGGCCGGCCGGAAGATCGCCGGCAGCTGGGACGTCACCGCCGCCCACGGCGCGTACGACCTGACCGTGCACGGCCCCAACGGCTTCCTGCGGGCCTTCCAGGGCTCGGCGTCGCACACCGGCGCCGAGGTGACCGCCCGGCACGACGCCCGCACCGGCCGGGTCGAGCTGACCTTCACCAACTCCGGGCGGGGCACGCTCCGGTTCACCGTCGGCAACGCCTACGGCGGCCACCGCGAGACGTACACGGTGGGGGCCGGCCGGCGCGTGACGCGGTCGGTCGACCTGGGTCACAGCGGGCACTGGTACGACCTGACCGTGCGCAGCGATCACGACGCGGCGTTCAGCCGCCGCTTCGCCGGCCACGTGGAGACCGGCCGGGCGGGTGTCAGCGACCCCGCCATCGCCACCCGCTGA
- a CDS encoding purple acid phosphatase family protein: protein MAAQLDTPEPSGDRLSRRTAVGLLGTAGVGAVAAPLLTAGPAAAAPAGAPAFHPTPDSGGASPVQGLHLTFGKDPSTQMVVSWLTDGPVKRPRVLYGTIEHGLGSGANAKTRTYTDGTSGRKVYVHHALISKLRPGTDYLYLVSHDGATPDSGTFKTAPRGRQPLTFTSFGDQSAPQVTWATDGTVTLDANSTPATKDIVTGVEQVAPLFHLLNGDLCYANLDIDRVRTWNNFFTNNTRSARFRPWMPAAGNHEIESGNGPIGLGAYQTYFELPSTETDDELAGLWYAFTAGSVRVIVLQNDDNALQDGGDLYVSGYSGGRQLAFLERELKAARKDRDIDWVVVAMHQVMISSSDANGADLGLRAKYGPLFDRYSVDLVVCGHEHNYERSLSVRGVVSGSETLTPNPTSTRTDDIDTGLGTVHMVLGGGGVSGTTNQSFFKDGTAKVLTAVSDTRPEGGKRAATYVKEEAVWVGVRDIEHPYGFAAFTVDPGRFAGDTTRLHVTYYNVNKPNGELSVFEKFTLHRKRSDGHR from the coding sequence ATGGCCGCACAGTTGGACACGCCGGAGCCCTCCGGGGACCGCCTCAGCCGCCGTACCGCCGTCGGCCTGCTGGGCACCGCGGGAGTGGGCGCGGTGGCCGCACCGCTGCTGACCGCGGGCCCGGCCGCCGCCGCGCCGGCCGGCGCGCCCGCCTTCCACCCCACTCCGGACTCCGGTGGCGCCTCGCCGGTGCAGGGCCTGCACCTCACTTTCGGCAAGGACCCCAGCACCCAGATGGTGGTCTCCTGGCTGACCGACGGCCCGGTCAAGCGGCCCCGGGTGCTCTACGGCACCATCGAGCACGGCCTCGGCTCCGGCGCCAACGCGAAGACCCGCACGTACACCGACGGCACGTCGGGCCGGAAGGTCTACGTCCACCACGCGCTGATCAGCAAGCTGCGGCCGGGCACCGACTACCTGTACCTGGTCTCGCACGACGGCGCCACCCCGGACAGCGGCACCTTCAAGACCGCGCCGCGCGGCCGGCAGCCGCTGACCTTCACCAGCTTCGGCGACCAGTCGGCCCCGCAGGTGACCTGGGCGACCGACGGCACGGTGACGCTGGACGCCAACTCCACCCCGGCCACGAAGGACATCGTGACCGGCGTCGAGCAGGTCGCGCCGCTCTTCCACCTGCTCAACGGCGACCTCTGCTACGCCAACCTGGACATCGACCGGGTCCGCACCTGGAACAACTTCTTTACCAACAACACCCGTTCGGCCCGCTTCCGGCCGTGGATGCCGGCCGCCGGCAACCACGAGATCGAGAGCGGCAACGGCCCGATCGGCCTGGGCGCCTACCAGACGTACTTCGAGCTGCCGTCGACCGAGACCGACGACGAACTGGCCGGACTCTGGTACGCGTTCACCGCCGGTTCGGTCCGGGTGATCGTGCTGCAGAACGACGACAACGCCCTGCAGGACGGCGGCGACCTCTACGTCAGCGGCTACTCCGGCGGCCGTCAACTGGCCTTCCTGGAGCGGGAGCTGAAGGCGGCCCGCAAGGACCGCGACATCGACTGGGTCGTCGTCGCCATGCACCAGGTGATGATCAGCTCCTCCGACGCCAACGGCGCGGACCTGGGCCTGCGGGCCAAGTACGGCCCGCTCTTCGACCGTTACAGCGTCGACCTGGTGGTCTGCGGTCACGAGCACAACTACGAGCGGTCGCTCTCGGTCCGCGGGGTGGTCAGCGGCAGCGAGACGCTGACCCCGAACCCGACCTCCACCCGCACCGACGACATCGACACGGGCCTGGGCACGGTGCACATGGTGCTCGGCGGCGGTGGTGTCTCCGGCACCACCAACCAGTCCTTCTTCAAGGACGGCACCGCCAAGGTGCTCACCGCGGTCTCCGACACCCGTCCGGAGGGCGGCAAGCGCGCGGCGACGTATGTCAAGGAGGAGGCGGTGTGGGTCGGCGTGCGCGACATCGAGCACCCCTACGGCTTCGCGGCCTTCACCGTCGACCCGGGCCGGTTCGCCGGTGACACCACCCGGCTGCACGTCACGTACTACAACGTGAACAAGCCGAACGGCGAGCTGTCGGTCTTCGAGAAGTTCACGCTGCACCGCAAGCGGTCCGACGGCCACCGCTGA
- a CDS encoding glycoside hydrolase family 9 protein, translating into MAAHGAGPRILTGHLGHGLAAAGAVLAELPDGLPPRRVELVRLDGAAGAASTAASASTAGSGGLAGTDPAAGSGLPVRQLTAGPVEAVPGWHTGPYARIELPRELPAGRYAVRLLDGAGRAAASEPFEIAADRLQRQTMSDVLAYFKAMRSSGEIDRKDRHARFWGDDSGREVDARGGWLDASGDTSKFLSHLTYTRMMSPQQTPLCAWAMLAARDALARKHPALLRSVGARLRDEALWGADFLVRFRAPEGYFYTGIFDALTKRLEERVVTAPLPDCVRTDRYQAAYRQGGGLAIAALARASAVGDHGDFTSEQYLSAAVDGFLHLEAHNKEYLDDGTETVQDDYTALLAACELVAAGELGAGTLEVVRVAARERVRSLAGRYRRGAGPGWFRGDEEGRPFFHAAEGGLPALALARFTEVLPEVPEARVAGELAVEAMLDTLDRSAAVPNPFGYPRQRVRPAGGTDRDAFFFPHANETGYWWQGENAGIASLAAAAAACAELPGVPGADRERLLRFGDDQLAWITGRNPFDASMLQGRGRNNVDYASDFPNLPGGIVNGITSGWADEDDIAFLPPDAPEGDSWRWAEQWIPHTGWFLLAVSTAR; encoded by the coding sequence GTGGCGGCACACGGAGCGGGACCGCGGATCCTCACCGGGCACCTCGGACACGGGCTGGCGGCGGCCGGCGCCGTCCTGGCGGAGCTGCCCGACGGGCTGCCGCCGCGGCGGGTGGAGCTGGTCCGCCTGGACGGCGCGGCCGGTGCGGCGAGCACGGCGGCTTCTGCGAGCACGGCCGGCTCCGGCGGTCTGGCGGGTACGGACCCCGCGGCCGGCTCCGGCCTTCCGGTCCGGCAGCTGACCGCGGGACCCGTCGAGGCGGTGCCCGGCTGGCACACCGGCCCGTACGCCCGGATCGAGCTGCCCCGGGAGTTGCCCGCCGGCCGGTACGCCGTACGGCTGCTGGACGGCGCGGGCCGGGCCGCCGCGAGCGAGCCGTTCGAGATCGCCGCGGACCGGCTCCAGCGGCAGACGATGTCGGACGTGCTGGCGTACTTCAAGGCGATGCGCTCCAGCGGCGAGATCGACCGCAAGGACCGGCACGCCCGGTTCTGGGGCGACGACAGCGGCCGTGAGGTGGACGCGCGCGGGGGCTGGCTCGACGCGAGCGGCGACACCAGCAAGTTCCTCAGCCACCTCACCTACACCCGCATGATGAGCCCCCAGCAGACGCCGCTGTGTGCCTGGGCGATGCTGGCGGCGCGCGACGCGCTCGCCCGCAAGCACCCGGCCCTGCTGCGCTCGGTCGGCGCCCGGCTGCGCGACGAGGCCCTGTGGGGCGCCGACTTCCTGGTCCGGTTCCGCGCCCCCGAGGGCTACTTCTACACCGGGATCTTCGACGCGCTGACCAAGCGGCTGGAGGAGCGGGTGGTCACCGCGCCGCTGCCGGACTGCGTGCGCACCGACCGCTACCAGGCGGCGTACCGCCAGGGCGGCGGTCTCGCCATCGCGGCTCTGGCCCGGGCCTCTGCGGTCGGCGACCACGGCGACTTCACCTCGGAGCAGTACCTGTCCGCGGCCGTGGACGGCTTCCTGCACCTGGAGGCGCACAACAAGGAGTACCTGGACGACGGCACCGAGACGGTGCAGGACGACTACACGGCGCTGCTCGCCGCCTGCGAGCTGGTCGCGGCGGGCGAGCTCGGCGCCGGGACGCTGGAGGTGGTCCGGGTGGCCGCGCGGGAACGGGTGCGGTCGCTGGCGGGGCGGTACCGGCGCGGTGCGGGGCCCGGGTGGTTCCGCGGGGACGAGGAGGGGCGGCCGTTCTTCCACGCCGCGGAGGGCGGGCTGCCGGCGCTGGCGCTGGCGCGCTTCACCGAGGTGCTGCCGGAGGTACCCGAGGCCCGGGTGGCCGGGGAACTCGCCGTCGAGGCGATGCTCGACACGCTGGACCGGTCGGCCGCGGTGCCCAATCCGTTCGGCTATCCGCGGCAGCGGGTGCGGCCGGCCGGGGGCACCGACCGGGACGCGTTCTTCTTCCCGCACGCGAACGAGACCGGCTACTGGTGGCAGGGCGAGAACGCCGGGATCGCCTCGCTGGCCGCGGCGGCGGCGGCCTGCGCGGAGCTGCCCGGCGTGCCGGGAGCGGACCGGGAACGGCTGCTGCGGTTCGGCGACGACCAGCTCGCCTGGATCACCGGCCGCAACCCCTTCGACGCCTCGATGCTCCAGGGCCGCGGCCGCAACAACGTCGACTACGCCTCCGACTTCCCCAACCTGCCCGGCGGGATCGTCAACGGCATCACCTCCGGCTGGGCCGACGAGGACGACATCGCCTTCCTGCCCCCCGACGCCCCCGAGGGCGACAGCTGGCGCTGGGCCGAACAGTGGATCCCCCACACCGGCTGGTTCCTCCTCGCGGTCTCCACCGCCCGCTGA
- a CDS encoding transglycosylase SLT domain-containing protein yields MQLPTIPTKFPKFSTFNRLSKKRKITVAGAAAAAAVVLTVTGLEATAGAGSATAAGSPTASTASLASGASTGSTGFVVSTGDHAKRIDPQAGMASQRAIHDAAQKKQDAADAAKKKAAQAATDKKTAAKKAAEKKSAAAAKKAAAKRAAVKQAANRSHVRTVVAKSAKTHKVAAKPAAKTYANNLDGWIRQSLDIMHAKGIPGSYEGIHRNIMRESSGNPRAINLWDINARNGIPSKGLLQVINPTFSRYHVAGTSWDIYNPVANITAACNYAADRYGSMDNVNSAY; encoded by the coding sequence ATGCAGCTCCCCACGATCCCGACCAAGTTCCCGAAGTTCTCCACGTTCAACCGGCTGTCGAAGAAGCGCAAGATCACGGTGGCCGGCGCAGCCGCCGCAGCCGCTGTCGTGCTGACGGTCACGGGCCTGGAAGCAACCGCGGGTGCCGGATCGGCGACCGCGGCGGGCAGTCCCACTGCCTCCACTGCGTCCCTTGCGTCCGGCGCGTCCACCGGTTCCACCGGCTTCGTCGTCTCCACCGGCGACCACGCCAAGCGCATCGACCCGCAGGCCGGTATGGCTTCGCAGCGCGCCATCCACGACGCCGCCCAGAAGAAGCAGGACGCCGCTGACGCGGCGAAGAAGAAGGCGGCCCAGGCGGCCACCGACAAGAAGACCGCCGCGAAGAAGGCGGCCGAGAAGAAGTCCGCCGCGGCTGCCAAGAAGGCCGCAGCCAAGCGCGCCGCGGTCAAGCAGGCCGCGAACCGCTCGCACGTACGTACCGTCGTGGCGAAGTCCGCCAAGACCCACAAGGTGGCGGCCAAGCCGGCCGCGAAGACCTACGCCAACAACCTCGACGGCTGGATCCGGCAGTCGCTGGACATCATGCACGCCAAGGGAATTCCCGGCAGCTACGAGGGTATTCACCGCAACATCATGCGTGAGTCGAGCGGTAACCCGAGGGCGATCAACCTGTGGGACATCAACGCCCGCAACGGCATTCCCTCGAAGGGTCTGCTGCAGGTGATCAACCCGACCTTCAGCCGCTACCACGTGGCGGGTACGTCCTGGGACATCTACAACCCGGTCGCCAATATCACCGCCGCCTGCAACTACGCGGCCGACCGGTACGGCTCGATGGACAACGTGAACTCCGCGTACTGA
- a CDS encoding class I SAM-dependent methyltransferase: MFSSEGPGLRELAVQALSSVERGYDLLAPRFDHTPFRTPDRFLDAVAGALAPLGPFQDGLDVCCGTGAGVRVLAPLCRGGVTGVDFSAGMLAQARAAHRAGGPAPRWVRADVRSMPFAAGFDLAVSFGAFGHFLPAERPGLFAGVRRALRPGGLFAFPIGAPPPVTSAWYWAFAGFDTAMRVRNAVRRPPFVMYYRTFPLGAVRDDLERAGFDVALRPLAEFGRRPDGSPRARLVLARRT, translated from the coding sequence ATGTTCTCCTCCGAGGGGCCGGGTCTGCGGGAACTGGCGGTGCAGGCGCTGAGTTCGGTCGAGCGCGGCTACGACCTGCTGGCGCCGCGTTTCGACCACACGCCGTTCCGGACGCCGGACCGCTTCCTCGACGCGGTGGCCGGCGCGCTGGCGCCGCTGGGTCCGTTCCAGGACGGGCTCGACGTGTGCTGCGGGACCGGCGCCGGGGTGCGGGTACTGGCGCCGCTGTGCCGGGGCGGCGTCACCGGGGTGGACTTCAGCGCCGGCATGCTGGCGCAGGCCCGCGCGGCGCACCGCGCGGGCGGCCCCGCGCCGCGCTGGGTGCGGGCGGACGTGCGGTCGATGCCCTTCGCCGCGGGTTTCGACCTGGCGGTCAGCTTCGGGGCCTTCGGCCACTTCCTTCCCGCCGAGCGGCCGGGGCTGTTCGCCGGGGTGCGGCGGGCACTGCGGCCGGGCGGCCTCTTCGCCTTCCCGATCGGCGCGCCGCCGCCGGTCACCTCGGCCTGGTACTGGGCCTTCGCAGGTTTCGACACGGCGATGCGGGTGCGCAACGCGGTGCGCCGGCCACCCTTCGTGATGTACTACCGCACCTTTCCGCTGGGGGCGGTCCGCGACGATCTGGAACGTGCCGGGTTCGATGTCGCGCTGCGGCCGCTGGCCGAGTTCGGCCGGCGCCCCGACGGCAGCCCGCGGGCGCGACTGGTGCTGGCGCGCAGAACCTGA
- the uppS gene encoding polyprenyl diphosphate synthase, which yields MRISAPLYGLYTRRLRQKVRGSGALPRHVGLIIDGNRRWARETGLANPSLGHKYGAEHIHHVLAWCGALGIKHVTVFICSTENLRRRGDGEVAFLMGLIEQVVTNRLARPGGAWQVHIAGRLDGLPDSTAHALKEAVEATRDRTTGASVTLAIGYGGRQEVTDALRGHLTERAAAGETLADLAESIGPEDIARHLYTAGRPDPDLVIRTSGEQRMSNFLLWQSVHSELYFCDAYWPAFREIDFPRALRSYADRERRCAA from the coding sequence ATGCGGATCTCCGCTCCCCTGTACGGCCTCTACACGCGCCGGTTGCGGCAGAAGGTACGCGGCTCGGGGGCGCTGCCCCGGCACGTCGGCCTGATCATCGACGGCAACCGCCGCTGGGCCCGGGAGACGGGTCTTGCCAACCCGAGCCTCGGCCACAAGTACGGCGCCGAACACATCCACCACGTGCTGGCCTGGTGCGGCGCCCTCGGCATCAAGCACGTCACGGTCTTCATCTGCTCCACCGAGAACCTGCGGCGCCGCGGTGACGGCGAAGTCGCCTTCCTGATGGGGCTGATCGAGCAGGTCGTCACCAACAGGCTGGCCCGCCCCGGCGGCGCCTGGCAGGTGCACATCGCCGGGAGACTCGACGGCCTGCCGGACAGCACCGCGCACGCGCTCAAGGAAGCGGTCGAGGCGACCCGGGACCGGACGACCGGCGCAAGCGTGACGCTGGCCATCGGGTACGGCGGCCGGCAGGAGGTGACCGACGCGCTGCGCGGGCATCTGACCGAGCGGGCCGCGGCGGGGGAGACGCTGGCCGACCTGGCCGAGAGCATCGGGCCCGAGGACATCGCCCGGCACCTGTACACCGCGGGCCGCCCCGACCCGGACCTGGTGATCCGGACCAGCGGCGAGCAGCGGATGTCCAACTTCCTGCTGTGGCAGAGCGTCCACTCCGAGCTCTACTTCTGCGACGCCTACTGGCCGGCCTTCCGCGAGATCGACTTCCCGCGGGCGCTGCGCAGTTACGCCGACCGCGAGCGCCGCTGCGCAGCCTGA
- a CDS encoding MFS transporter, translated as MASETRRTPYQVTFAVLAAGVTAYALLQSLVTPVLPTIQENLHTNQNTVTWVLTAYLLSASIFTPIMGRIGDILGKERVFVATLAALALGSLLAALATNVDVMIIARVIQGIGGGVLPLAFGIVRDEFPKEKLNGAVGAIASLIAVGAGLGIVLAGPIVNALDYHWLFWLPMILTIAAAVAAAFFIPKSPVRTAGRISWLPAVLLSAWLVALLVGLSQAPVWGWGSGKVIGLFVAAVVLAAGWVEVERRAAQPLIDMNMMRRPAVWTNNLVALLFGIGMYAVFAFLPEFVQSPKSTGYGFGASITESGLILLPMTVTMFLVGLGASSFAARIGGKTVVLLGTLIGTGSMALLAFAHTQTWELYVATAVMGIGFGLAFSAMSSLIVNAVPPEQTGVASGMNANIRTIGGSIGAALMASVVTASPAADGLPKESGYTNGFAMLGGALLIAAFAAALIPASRRSTRITLSEPAEAAEAAGPAHAEPALVPGGTVVGDKSE; from the coding sequence ATGGCGTCCGAGACGCGGCGCACGCCCTATCAGGTCACGTTCGCGGTGCTCGCGGCCGGCGTGACCGCTTATGCGCTGCTCCAGTCCCTGGTCACCCCGGTCCTGCCGACGATCCAGGAAAACCTGCACACCAACCAGAACACCGTCACCTGGGTGCTGACCGCCTATCTGCTGTCGGCCTCCATCTTCACGCCGATCATGGGCCGGATAGGCGACATCCTCGGCAAGGAGAGAGTCTTCGTCGCGACGCTCGCCGCGCTCGCCCTGGGCTCGCTGCTGGCGGCGCTCGCCACCAACGTGGATGTGATGATCATCGCCCGGGTGATCCAGGGCATCGGCGGCGGTGTGCTGCCGCTGGCCTTCGGCATCGTCCGGGACGAGTTCCCGAAGGAGAAGCTGAACGGCGCGGTCGGCGCCATCGCCTCGCTGATCGCGGTCGGCGCGGGCCTGGGCATCGTGCTGGCCGGCCCGATCGTCAACGCGCTCGACTACCACTGGCTCTTCTGGCTGCCGATGATCCTCACCATCGCCGCCGCCGTGGCCGCCGCGTTCTTCATCCCGAAGTCGCCGGTGCGGACGGCCGGCCGGATCAGCTGGCTGCCCGCCGTGCTGCTCTCGGCATGGCTGGTCGCCCTGCTGGTGGGCCTGAGCCAGGCTCCGGTCTGGGGCTGGGGTTCGGGCAAGGTGATCGGCCTGTTCGTCGCCGCCGTGGTGCTCGCGGCCGGCTGGGTCGAGGTGGAGCGCCGTGCCGCGCAGCCGCTGATCGACATGAACATGATGCGCCGCCCGGCGGTGTGGACCAACAACCTGGTCGCGCTGCTCTTCGGTATCGGCATGTACGCGGTCTTCGCCTTCCTGCCGGAGTTCGTGCAGTCCCCGAAGTCCACCGGCTACGGCTTCGGCGCGAGCATCACCGAGTCCGGCCTGATCCTGCTGCCGATGACCGTGACGATGTTCCTGGTGGGCCTCGGCGCGAGCAGCTTCGCGGCACGGATCGGCGGCAAGACGGTGGTGCTGCTCGGCACCCTGATCGGCACCGGTTCGATGGCACTGCTGGCCTTCGCCCACACCCAGACCTGGGAGCTGTACGTGGCGACCGCCGTCATGGGCATCGGCTTCGGGCTCGCCTTCTCGGCGATGTCCAGCCTGATCGTCAACGCGGTGCCGCCGGAGCAGACCGGTGTGGCCAGCGGGATGAACGCCAACATCCGCACCATCGGCGGCTCCATCGGCGCCGCCCTGATGGCGAGTGTCGTCACCGCGAGCCCGGCCGCCGACGGCCTGCCCAAGGAGTCCGGCTACACCAACGGCTTCGCGATGCTCGGCGGTGCGCTGCTGATCGCCGCGTTCGCCGCCGCGCTGATCCCGGCCTCCCGCCGCAGCACCCGGATCACGCTCTCCGAGCCCGCCGAGGCCGCCGAAGCTGCCGGGCCCGCACACGCCGAGCCGGCGCTGGTCCCGGGCGGTACGGTCGTGGGGGACAAGTCGGAGTGA
- a CDS encoding TetR/AcrR family transcriptional regulator, translating to MAPHDTQPRPMRRDAVRNHQLVMEAARAVLAEFGTDASMELIASRAGVGVGTVYRRFPNKEALVDEIATQILSELADEAQQALERGDGTGLEVFLWAVGRSMTVHHGYADKLVGHTKAGCVEQLRDLIVELLSQAQEFGKIGPDVTLGDIMTLVWGLRGVVETGSGVVPDAWQRHLDIHLAGLRSARLPSSLPSVSREQLTRVTAGTGR from the coding sequence ATGGCACCGCACGACACGCAGCCCCGGCCGATGCGGCGGGACGCGGTACGCAACCATCAGCTGGTGATGGAGGCGGCCCGTGCGGTGCTGGCCGAGTTCGGCACCGACGCCAGTATGGAGCTGATCGCCTCCCGGGCCGGGGTCGGCGTCGGCACCGTCTACCGGCGCTTCCCCAACAAGGAGGCGCTGGTGGACGAGATCGCCACGCAGATCCTGTCCGAGCTCGCCGACGAGGCGCAGCAGGCGCTGGAGCGCGGGGACGGCACCGGTCTTGAGGTCTTCTTGTGGGCGGTGGGCCGCTCGATGACCGTCCACCACGGTTACGCCGACAAGCTGGTCGGCCACACCAAGGCCGGCTGCGTCGAGCAGTTGCGGGACCTGATCGTCGAACTCCTCTCCCAGGCACAGGAGTTCGGCAAGATCGGTCCGGACGTCACCCTCGGCGACATCATGACGCTGGTATGGGGGCTGCGCGGCGTGGTGGAGACCGGCAGCGGCGTCGTACCGGACGCGTGGCAGCGGCACCTCGACATCCACCTGGCCGGGCTGCGCTCCGCGCGGCTGCCGAGCAGCCTGCCCTCGGTCAGCCGTGAGCAGTTGACCCGGGTCACCGCGGGCACCGGCCGCTGA
- a CDS encoding double zinc ribbon domain-containing protein gives MSAEIYFSNNYRDLCQEHGTGAGFQFEFSCNRCYDTWRSPFEAYTSGRAASWVGKGVNAAWGMLGRTGYGMSSAADGLAGMGYGSARDSAFQRAITHAQGHFNRCPRCTSYVCNRCWNAGQGICLNCAPDTAAEALAAQQRGLNDAVSERAYDAGQQSAQQFDVGTPRQLVCPQCRTETHGTPFCPGCGHRMAQEQTCGSCSATVPEGAAFCPGCGTRR, from the coding sequence ATGAGTGCGGAGATCTACTTCAGCAACAACTACCGCGATCTGTGCCAGGAGCACGGCACAGGAGCGGGTTTCCAGTTCGAGTTCTCCTGCAACCGGTGCTACGACACCTGGCGTTCGCCGTTCGAGGCGTACACCAGCGGACGGGCGGCCAGTTGGGTCGGCAAAGGGGTCAACGCCGCCTGGGGGATGCTCGGCAGGACCGGTTACGGCATGTCCAGCGCGGCCGACGGCCTGGCCGGCATGGGCTACGGCAGCGCGCGTGACTCGGCGTTCCAGCGGGCGATCACCCATGCGCAAGGGCACTTCAACCGCTGCCCGCGGTGCACAAGTTATGTCTGCAACCGGTGCTGGAACGCGGGCCAGGGCATCTGTCTGAACTGCGCGCCGGACACCGCGGCCGAGGCGCTCGCCGCCCAGCAGCGCGGTCTCAACGACGCCGTCTCGGAGCGCGCGTACGACGCGGGCCAGCAGTCGGCCCAGCAGTTCGACGTGGGCACACCGCGGCAGCTGGTCTGCCCGCAGTGCCGCACCGAGACGCACGGCACCCCGTTCTGCCCGGGCTGCGGTCACCGGATGGCGCAGGAGCAGACGTGCGGGTCGTGTTCCGCCACGGTGCCCGAGGGCGCCGCCTTCTGCCCGGGCTGCGGCACCCGGCGCTGA